In the Silvanigrella aquatica genome, AAATAGATCGTTTTCTGTTATACATTCTAAGGCTAAATTGAAGCCATCTATACCACCAAATGAAATTTTATATAAAATATTTTCATTTTCTAAAATATTTATCTTATCATTGAATTCTTTCCTATTTATTACGTTATTTTTGTCTCCATCCCAGGCTGGATTGCAATTATGAGAATCTTGAATAAATGAAAGAATTAATCCCTTTATATTTTTCTCTTTTAAAATGGTAATTAATTGCATCCACTTTGCATTGTCTTCATATTCAGAAATTTGAGTATAAGGGCTAAAATGTGGAAAATTAATATTTTGAATGCTTTCTTTATCCATAGCATATAAATTGAAATATAAATAAAAATTTGTTAGTGAAAAAAGTAATTTTTTATATATCACTTTCATTTTAAAAGTTTCCAACTAATATTTTTGCCATGGAATTTATATTTAAAGATATTTTAGGATTTTTATTTGATTTGGTATAGTATGAAATATTTTGAAAATAAGAAGCTAATGAATTACTCACGAGATGAAGAGAAGAATTTGACTGACTTATGTCATCTATATTAAAAAGAACCTCTGGACTATCAAAAAATAAATGGTATGAATTTAATTCGAAATTAATCATTTTTTTTATATCATATATTACTGAAGAAAACTCTTCTAAATAAGGCAAGCGAGATATAAGTGATGGTTTCATTTGTAAAAAAACCAAGCGACCTAATTCAAAAGTATCATTTGAAATTTCAATATTTTTGAAAAAAGACCTTCCATCTTGTACTGAAATAACTAATATATTTTTACCTTGGCTGAGGATATTCAAAATATCTTTTTTTATTTCCAAATCTTTTTCAGAAGAATTAAAGGCTATAAAGATTTCAATATTTCCATTTGAACTTTTTATACGATTATTTAATATATGTAATAAGTTTTTAACATCATTAGATACCTGCGTAATATCAATAGGCTTTGGCATATACTTTGTAGCGCCTAATTCATTGGCCCGTCGCCTTGTGTTTTCTTCTTTATCTCCACTTACGCAAATAATAGGAATTGATGACAAAATGGGATGATTTCTAAAAAATGTTAATATTTCAAATCCGTCAACATTAGGCATATTTAAATCAAGTAAAATTAAATTTGGATTTTCTTTTTCTGCTAAAACCATGGCATTTGTGCCTGAAAGCTCGCTAATCACTTCAAAATGCCTTGAAAGAGCTTTTGAAATA is a window encoding:
- a CDS encoding response regulator → MTEENKNINSEKKFEETAPPVKKKILYIDDDEVSQKIISKALSRHFEVISELSGTNAMVLAEKENPNLILLDLNMPNVDGFEILTFFRNHPILSSIPIICVSGDKEENTRRRANELGATKYMPKPIDITQVSNDVKNLLHILNNRIKSSNGNIEIFIAFNSSEKDLEIKKDILNILSQGKNILVISVQDGRSFFKNIEISNDTFELGRLVFLQMKPSLISRLPYLEEFSSVIYDIKKMINFELNSYHLFFDSPEVLFNIDDISQSNSSLHLVSNSLASYFQNISYYTKSNKNPKISLNINSMAKILVGNF